The following nucleotide sequence is from Halomonas chromatireducens.
GGCCCTTCCTTGTCAGCTGAGCGGGGCCTCAGTTTACTGGTGCCAGCGCCGGGGCGGCAAACGACACCTTTCTACCACTGGGCACGGACCACGACTTTTGGTGCAAATGGGTCGCGACTTGATAAGCTGCTACCTGAACTCACTACGTGCGCACTGTGCCATGCCCTCTTCCTTCTCGTTTCGAGACATCAACTTCCCCCGTGGTTGTTCGCTTTTGATTATCGGCCTGTGTCTGGGTTATTCCGTCACCTCCCTGACACGGCTGCCGATCTGGGGGCTCCCCTTCGTCACTGCGGCCTGGCTGGCCCTGGGATACTGGCTTCGCTGGGGCGCGCCTCGTTCCCCGCAGCGCCCCGTCGTCCCCCGTATCTGGTCCTGGGCATTGATACCCATTGCGCTGTGGGGACTCTACATCTACCTTTCCGAAAGCTTCGGTATCGTCGACCTGAGCGCCGTCTTCTTCCACCTTCAGGCCGGCATGGCCGACCATGGCGGTGTCAGCCGGGTCGGGGCCGCCTTCTTCTATACGCTCTCCATGGCGGCTCTTTTCGTATCGTTTCTCTGGCTCCTCCGCCACGACCACCGCTGGCGTCGCGTGGAATTTTTCCTGGCCCTGCTGCTGCTGGCCAGCAATCCCCTTCTCTATGGTGTAACCCAGCGCGGTGCGGCGATCGTTACCGATGACGGTGCCTGGATGGACCGCCAATACGTAAAGCCGTTGATTCTCGACGCTCGGGACGACCCGCCCAATCTCCTGCTGCTCTATCTGGAAAGCATCGAGCGCACCTATGCCGATCGTGAACGTTTCGGCGACGCCTATGCCGACCTGGAGGCCATCGGCGAGGAGGGTCTGGTCTATGAGGGTGTCTACCAGCTCGACAATACCGGCTGGACCATGGCGGGCATGATCGCCAGCCAGTGCGGCACCCCACTGATGCCAGCCGGCCTGCTACATGATCGGCAGTTCTCGCCGCTGGAAACGGTGGTGCCCGGCGTCGACTGCCTGGGCGACCTGCTCTCCGAGCAGGGCTATCGGCTCACCTATATGGGCGGCGCCAGCACTGCCTTCGCTGGCAAGGGTCTGTTTTACCAGGATCACGGCTTCGAAACGATTCTGGGACGCGAAGACCTCCAGCCCCGCCTCGACGACCCCGACTACCTCAACAACTGGGGCCTCTACGACGACTCGCTCTACGACTTCACCGTCGAGGAGATTCGTCGCCTGAACGAAGAGGAAGGCCCCTGGGGCTTGGTCAACCTCACGCTGGCCGGTCATGCCCCTCGTGGCTATCCTGCCCAGCGCTGTATCGATCGCCAGGGCGAATTCGATGGCGAAGATATCCTGTATTCGGTCGAGTGTTCGGCCTGGCTGGCCCGGGACCTGCTCGAGCGCCTGGATAGTGAGGGGCTGCTGGAAAATACCCTGGTGGTCATCGCCAGCGACCACCTGACCATGCGAGTCTCGGCCTGGGAGCAGCTGATCCAGAGCAAGCGCGACAATACCTTCATGCTGTTGGGACCCGGAATCCCCGTCGACAGGCAGACACGGGAGGCGTCCATGGTGGACGTTTTCCCCACCATCCTGGAAGCCATGGGTTTCACCATCGACTGGCACCGGGCAGGTCTCGGCGTGTCGCTGCTGTCCGATGAACCCACCCTGATCGAGGAGCACAGCATGGAGTTCGTGAACGCTCGGATGCGCGAGGAGAACGCCCTGCAGCAGCGCCTATGGGAAGGGCTAGCACCGCAGCGCGAAGAAACGGAAGCGGCACCGCAAGAGCAGGTGGTGGAGACCCCCGAGGACGCTACCGGTGAGGAGCCCGCCTCGGTCCAGTGATACGCTTCAGCTACGGCCGATGAGCTCTGCTCGCGAGGCCAGTACCGCCTGCAGGACCCGCTGGGGCGAGAGCTGCACCAGACAGTTGGTATGGCCCAGCGGGCAGGTACGCTGAAAACAGGGCGAGCACTCCAGCGCCAGGGTATGAATCGTGGCCTCGTCGGTCAGGGGCGGGGTGTAGCGCGGCGACGACGAACCATACAGTGCCTGGACGCCGGTCCCAACGGCGGCCGCCACATGCATCAATCCCGAGTCATTGGTGACCACCTGCCGACAGTCGGCCAGCAGATCCACGGCGTCGGCCAGCCGTGTCTTGCCGCACAGGTTATGCACGCCCGTCTGCCCTTCTGCTATCACCGCGCCGGCCTCGGCATCCTTGGGGCCGCCGAGCACACGCACCTCGAAGCCTTCCGCCACCAGGCGCTGTGCCAGTTCACGAAAGTGTCCCAACGGCCACTGCTTGGCCGGGCCATATTCGGCCCCGGGCATCATGCCGATGGCCGGCCGTGACGAGAGCCCCAGGCTGTCGCGCACGGCAGCCAGGTTCTCCGTATCGACCCGCAGCCGCGGACGCGGCACGCTCAGAGCTTCCAGATCAGCATCAGCTGGCAGGCCCAGCGCCACGAAACGCTTGACGGTCTGGTCCAGCACCGTCTTGTCCAGCGGGCGTCGCTCGTTGAGCAGCCCGAAGCGCTGCTCACCGGTATAGCCGGTGCGCCGGGGTATGCGCGCCAGGAAGGGGACCAGCGCCGATTTCCAGGAACGGGGCAACACGATCGCCCGGTCGAAGCGACCCGTAAGCCGCTTCGCCAGCGCCCGCCGGCTGCCCCAGCCGAATTCACCGTGGGTCACGTCCAGCGTCGCCACCTCGGCGACTTCTTCCATGCGCTCCAGGATCGGCTGCGACCAGCCGGGCGCCACGACGCCGATATGGCAATCGGGCTGGCGCTGCCTGAGTGTCTTCAGCAGGCTCTGAGCCATCACCATGTCACCGACCCAGGATGGGCCGACCACCAGGATGCGCTCGCCCGACAAAGGCACTGCACTCATCCAGTCTCTCCGCCGAGCCAGCGCAGGTACTCCCCCACCCCCTCGGCCACGGTGCGGAACTCGCCATCATAGCCCGCCTCCCGCAGGCGTGAGATATCGGCCCGGGTATAGCTCTGGTAGCGGCCCTTGAGCTCTTCGGGAAAATCGATGTACTCGATCCTGCCCTGGCGGTGGAAATCGATGACGGCTTCACCGATCGCCTTGAAGGGCTCGGCACGCCCCGAGCCCAGGTTGAAGATTCCGGACTTCCCGGGGTTGTCGAGGAACCACAGATTGACGTTCACCACGTCGCCCACATAGACGAAGTCACGACTTTGCATGCCGGCCTCGTAGCCATCCCAGGCGCCGAACAGCTTGAGGTCCTGACCCGCCGATATCTGGGTGTGGTGGTGGAAGGCGACGCTGGCCATCTTGCCCTTGTGCTGCTCCCGCGGGCCGTAGACATTGAAGTAACGGAACCCCACCACCTGGCTCGTCAGCTCATCCCAGTGCTCACGCACGTACTGGTCGAAGAGCAACTTGGAGTAGCCATAGACATTGAGCGGCTTCTCGTACTCGGGCTCTTCGCGAAAGACCTGGCTACCACCGTAGGTCGCTGCCGATGAAGCGTAGATGAAGGGGATGCCCTGCAGCTGGCAGAAATGCAGCAGCACCTTGGAGTACTCGAAGTTGTTGTCGAGCATGAAGCGGCCATCCCACTCGGTGGTGTCCGAGCAGGCTCCCTCATGGAAGATGGCTTCGATGGGAGGCAACCGCGAAGGCTCACCACGCAATACCGCCTCGACTCGCTCGCGGAAATCATCCTTGTCCAGATAATCCCCGAGCGTGCAGTCGGCCAGATTGACGAACTTGGTCCCGTCGAGAAGGTCATCGACGACCAGCACGTCAGTGCGGCCACGCTCGTTGAGTGCCTTGACGAGATTCGAACCGATGAAGCCGGCACCGCCTGTCACTACGATCATTGAGGTTCCTCGCTGCGGCGCAGCTGACTGCGCCTATAACCGATGTGCCTGTGATTGTATACTTGACGTCCTGTGAATTCATGGCCAACGGTGCTTTCCAATGACACTCTCGACACTATCGTCGACCTCGACCCCGGGGTCGACGCCGGACGCGACGACCTTCCAGGGCCTGATCCTGGCCCTTCAGCAGTACTGGGCCGAACAGGGCTGCGTAGTGCTCCAGCCCCTGGACATGGAGGTAGGCGCCGGCACCTTTCACCCCGCCACCTTCCTGCGCTCCATCGGTCCCGAGACCTGGAATGCCGCCTATGTTCAGCCCTCCCGCCGGCCCACCGACGGTCGCTACGGCGAGAACCCCAATCGCCTCCAGCACTACTATCAGTTCCAGGTCGTCATGAAACCCTCCCCCGCCGACCTGCAGGAGCTCTTCCTCGGCTCCTTGGTACGCCTGGGCATCGACCCGCTGGTCCATGATATTCGCTTCGTCGAGGACAACTGGGAGTCGCCCACCCTGGGCGCCTGGGGGCTCGGCTGGGAGGTCTGGCTCAACGGCATGGAGGTGACCCAGTTCACCTATTTCCAGCAGGCCGGCGGCATCGAATGCTACCCCGTCACCGGCGAGCTGACCTACGGCCTCGAGCGTATCGCCATGTACCTGCAGAACGTCGACAGTGTCTATGACCTCGTCTGGACCGTGGCGCCGGATGGCTCCCGGGTCACCTACGGCGACGTCTATCTGCAGAACGAGCGGGAGCAGTCGGCCTACAACTTCGAGCAGGCCGACGTGCCCGCGCTGTTCGCGTCCTTCGACCATCAGGAGAAGGAGTGTACCAAGCTGCTCGCGGCCAGCCTGCCGCTGCCCGCCTACGAGCAGGTACTCAAGGCGTCCCATACCTTCAACCTGCTGGACGCACGCCACGCCATTTCCGTCACCGAGCGCCAGCGCTACATCCTGCGCGTGCGCACCATGGCCCGCGACGTGGCACACGCCTACTACGATTCACGCAAGGCCGCCGGCTTCCCCATGGCCCCCGAGGCCCTGCGCCAGGAACTGCTCGCCAGAGAGCCGCTTGCTGAACAGGGAGACGCTTGAACATGGCTGTTGATACCTTTTTGCTGGAACTGGGGGCCGAGGAGCTTCCGCCGGGGGCCATCGATGCGCTCTCCGACGCCCTGGCCGACGGCATTCGCCGCGGTCTCGCCGATGCCGATATCACCTTTGCCGACGTTCACGCCTGGGCCACCCCCCGCCGCCTGGCCGTGCAGGTCACCGAGCTGGCCGACAGGCAGCCCGACCGCGAAGTCGAGCGTCGCGGACCCGCGCTGGCCGCCGCCTACAAGGATGGCGAGCCGACCAAGGCCGCCCAGGGCTTTGCCCGCTCATGCGGCGTCGATGTGGCCGACTTGATTCACCTGGAGACCGACAAGGGCACCTGGCTCGGCTACCGCGAGCGGCAGTCGGGTGAAGCGACGACGGCACTGCTGCCCGCTATCGCCGCCAAGGCGGTAGCCGCCCTTCCGGTGCCCAAGAACATGCGCTGGGGGGCCTCGCGCATCGAGTTCTCCCGCCCGGTGCATTGGCTGGTGATGCTCTATGGCAGCGACATCGTCGACGCCGAGATCCTCGGCCTATCCGCCGGTCGCACGACCCGCGGGCACCGCTTCCACGCCCCCGAAGCCATCGATCTGGCCCATGCCGACGACTATCTTGTCGCCCTGGAAAACGCCTGGGTGCTGGCCGATCGTGAGAAGCGCCGGGAGCGCATCCGCGAGCAGGTGCTGTCCGAGGCGGAGGTCCAGGAGGCCACGGCGGTCATCGACGAGGATCTGCTCATCGAGGTGAGCGGCCTGGTGGAGTGGCCCGTGGCGCTGGCCGGCAGCTTCGACGAACGCTTCCTCGAGGTTCCCGCCGAGTGCCTCATCTCCTCGATGAAGGCCAACCAGAAGTACTTCCATCTGCTCGACGATGCCGGCAAGCTCAAGCCCCTGTTCATCACCATCGCCAATATCGATAGCCAGGATCCGCAGCAGGTCATCGAGGGTAACGAGAAGGTGATTCGCCCCCGCCTGGCCGATGCCGCCTTCTTCTACGACACCGACCGAAAGCAGCCGCTCGCCAGCCGCATCGACGGTCTCACCAGCGTGTTGTTCCAGAAGCAGCTCGGCACCCTGGCCGACAAGGCCCATCGCACGGCGGCGGTCGCCGCCTTCATCGCCGGCCGCATCGGCGGCGACGTGGCCCATGCCCGGCGCGCCGCCGAGCTCGGCAAGTGCGACCTGATCACCGAAATGGTGCTCGAATTCCCCGAGCTTCAGGGCATCATGGGCCGCTACTATGCCAGCCAGGATGGCGAGCCGGCCGACGTCGCCCAGGCGCTTGAGGAGCAGTACCTGCCACGCTTCGCTACCGACGCCATTCCCGAGACCCGTACCGGTCTCGCACTGGCGCTGGCCGACCGCCTCGACACCCTGACCGGTATCTTCGGTATCGGCGCACGACCCACCGGCACCAAGGACCCCTTCGCCCTCCGCCGAGCCTCCATCGGGGTACTCAACATCCTGGTCAAGGGCGAACTCGATCTGGATCTCCGCGAGCTGCTGGAACTTGCTGCTGCGCAACATCAGGAGCTCCCCTACGCCGAGAGCCTGGTCGAGGAAGTCCTGACCTACATGCTCGACCGCTTCCGCGCCTGGGGGCAGGATGAAGGGATCGAGGCCGAGGTCTATCACGCCGTGCGTGCCCGGCCCGTGACTCGCCCACTGGACTTTGCCCGTCGTCTTCGTGCCGTCCATGCCTTTGCCCAGCGCGAAGAGGCTTCCGCCCTGGCCGCTGCCAACAAGCGTGTCGCCAATATCCTCGCCAAGCAGGACAGCCGAGTCGTCGCCAACGTTGACCCGGCATTGCTGCAGGAGTCGGCCGAAGAGGCGCTCTTCAAGGCCATCGCCGGCCAGCGCGAGGCTGTCATGCCTCTGTTTGCCGAGGGCCGCTACCGTGAGGCGCTGGATGCCCTCGCGAGCCTGCGTGATCCCGTCGATACCTTCTTCGACCAGGTCATGGTCATGGCGGAGGATGATGCCACCCGCACCAATCGCCTGGCCCTGCTGGCTGGCCTCCAGGGGCTGTTTCTCGAAGTGGCGGATATCGCCCTGCTCCAGCAGTAGCCTTCGCTTGATGTGCCAGAGCCGGCGAGAACCTCTCGCCGGCTTTTTCTTGCCTGATGTTTCACGTGAAACACTCACCCTCGGCAACCACCGCTTGGCGCCGGATGTTTCACGTGAAACACTATTCCCATTCCCGTCAGGTTCCGATCTGCCATATACGGATGTGTCATGTACGATGCCAGCAAGCTTGTGATTCTCGACCGAGACGGTGTCATCAATCACGACTCCGACAACTACATCAAGTCACTCGAGGAGTGGATTCCCTACGCCGGTTCCATTGATGCGATTGCCCGCCTGAGCCAGTCCGGCTGGAGTGTAGCCATAGCGACCAATCAGTCGGGAATCGCTCGCGGCTACTACGACGAAGCGACGCTGGCGAGCATGCACGATGAGCTCAACCGTCTCGTGGCGGCCGCTGGCGGCCGCATCGCGCATATTGCCTACTGCCCCCATGGACCCGACGACGGCTGCGAGTGTCGAAAGCCCCGCCCGGGACTGCTCGTACAGATCCGTCAGGCACTGGGGTTAAGTAGCCTT
It contains:
- a CDS encoding sulfatase-like hydrolase/transferase; protein product: MPSSFSFRDINFPRGCSLLIIGLCLGYSVTSLTRLPIWGLPFVTAAWLALGYWLRWGAPRSPQRPVVPRIWSWALIPIALWGLYIYLSESFGIVDLSAVFFHLQAGMADHGGVSRVGAAFFYTLSMAALFVSFLWLLRHDHRWRRVEFFLALLLLASNPLLYGVTQRGAAIVTDDGAWMDRQYVKPLILDARDDPPNLLLLYLESIERTYADRERFGDAYADLEAIGEEGLVYEGVYQLDNTGWTMAGMIASQCGTPLMPAGLLHDRQFSPLETVVPGVDCLGDLLSEQGYRLTYMGGASTAFAGKGLFYQDHGFETILGREDLQPRLDDPDYLNNWGLYDDSLYDFTVEEIRRLNEEEGPWGLVNLTLAGHAPRGYPAQRCIDRQGEFDGEDILYSVECSAWLARDLLERLDSEGLLENTLVVIASDHLTMRVSAWEQLIQSKRDNTFMLLGPGIPVDRQTREASMVDVFPTILEAMGFTIDWHRAGLGVSLLSDEPTLIEEHSMEFVNARMREENALQQRLWEGLAPQREETEAAPQEQVVETPEDATGEEPASVQ
- the rfaD gene encoding ADP-glyceromanno-heptose 6-epimerase yields the protein MIVVTGGAGFIGSNLVKALNERGRTDVLVVDDLLDGTKFVNLADCTLGDYLDKDDFRERVEAVLRGEPSRLPPIEAIFHEGACSDTTEWDGRFMLDNNFEYSKVLLHFCQLQGIPFIYASSAATYGGSQVFREEPEYEKPLNVYGYSKLLFDQYVREHWDELTSQVVGFRYFNVYGPREQHKGKMASVAFHHHTQISAGQDLKLFGAWDGYEAGMQSRDFVYVGDVVNVNLWFLDNPGKSGIFNLGSGRAEPFKAIGEAVIDFHRQGRIEYIDFPEELKGRYQSYTRADISRLREAGYDGEFRTVAEGVGEYLRWLGGETG
- the glyQ gene encoding glycine--tRNA ligase subunit alpha; the protein is MTLSTLSSTSTPGSTPDATTFQGLILALQQYWAEQGCVVLQPLDMEVGAGTFHPATFLRSIGPETWNAAYVQPSRRPTDGRYGENPNRLQHYYQFQVVMKPSPADLQELFLGSLVRLGIDPLVHDIRFVEDNWESPTLGAWGLGWEVWLNGMEVTQFTYFQQAGGIECYPVTGELTYGLERIAMYLQNVDSVYDLVWTVAPDGSRVTYGDVYLQNEREQSAYNFEQADVPALFASFDHQEKECTKLLAASLPLPAYEQVLKASHTFNLLDARHAISVTERQRYILRVRTMARDVAHAYYDSRKAAGFPMAPEALRQELLAREPLAEQGDA
- the waaF gene encoding lipopolysaccharide heptosyltransferase II produces the protein MSAVPLSGERILVVGPSWVGDMVMAQSLLKTLRQRQPDCHIGVVAPGWSQPILERMEEVAEVATLDVTHGEFGWGSRRALAKRLTGRFDRAIVLPRSWKSALVPFLARIPRRTGYTGEQRFGLLNERRPLDKTVLDQTVKRFVALGLPADADLEALSVPRPRLRVDTENLAAVRDSLGLSSRPAIGMMPGAEYGPAKQWPLGHFRELAQRLVAEGFEVRVLGGPKDAEAGAVIAEGQTGVHNLCGKTRLADAVDLLADCRQVVTNDSGLMHVAAAVGTGVQALYGSSSPRYTPPLTDEATIHTLALECSPCFQRTCPLGHTNCLVQLSPQRVLQAVLASRAELIGRS
- the gmhB gene encoding D-glycero-beta-D-manno-heptose 1,7-bisphosphate 7-phosphatase — protein: MYDASKLVILDRDGVINHDSDNYIKSLEEWIPYAGSIDAIARLSQSGWSVAIATNQSGIARGYYDEATLASMHDELNRLVAAAGGRIAHIAYCPHGPDDGCECRKPRPGLLVQIRQALGLSSLSGSWIVGDSLRDLQAGEAMGCRSVLVRTGKGKRTETKGSGLEQAMIFDDLTAFTDWLLSQ
- the glyS gene encoding glycine--tRNA ligase subunit beta; the encoded protein is MAVDTFLLELGAEELPPGAIDALSDALADGIRRGLADADITFADVHAWATPRRLAVQVTELADRQPDREVERRGPALAAAYKDGEPTKAAQGFARSCGVDVADLIHLETDKGTWLGYRERQSGEATTALLPAIAAKAVAALPVPKNMRWGASRIEFSRPVHWLVMLYGSDIVDAEILGLSAGRTTRGHRFHAPEAIDLAHADDYLVALENAWVLADREKRRERIREQVLSEAEVQEATAVIDEDLLIEVSGLVEWPVALAGSFDERFLEVPAECLISSMKANQKYFHLLDDAGKLKPLFITIANIDSQDPQQVIEGNEKVIRPRLADAAFFYDTDRKQPLASRIDGLTSVLFQKQLGTLADKAHRTAAVAAFIAGRIGGDVAHARRAAELGKCDLITEMVLEFPELQGIMGRYYASQDGEPADVAQALEEQYLPRFATDAIPETRTGLALALADRLDTLTGIFGIGARPTGTKDPFALRRASIGVLNILVKGELDLDLRELLELAAAQHQELPYAESLVEEVLTYMLDRFRAWGQDEGIEAEVYHAVRARPVTRPLDFARRLRAVHAFAQREEASALAAANKRVANILAKQDSRVVANVDPALLQESAEEALFKAIAGQREAVMPLFAEGRYREALDALASLRDPVDTFFDQVMVMAEDDATRTNRLALLAGLQGLFLEVADIALLQQ